One Helicoverpa zea isolate HzStark_Cry1AcR chromosome 20, ilHelZeax1.1, whole genome shotgun sequence genomic region harbors:
- the LOC124640369 gene encoding ADP-ribosylation factor-like protein 2, translating to MGFLTILKKLRQKEKEMRILMLGLDNAGKTTILKRFNGEPIDTISPTLGFNIKTLEHRGYKLNIWDVGGQKSLRSYWKNYFESTDGVAWVVDSADARRLWDCARELHSLLREERLAGATLLVLANKSDLPGALTSQEIREALDLDSIKTHHWRIVRCSAVTGENLLEGMDWMLDDIASRIFTLD from the exons ATGGGGTTCTTAACAATATTGAAGAAGTTACGGCAGAAGGAGAAGGAGATGAGAATACTCATGTT AGGTTTAGATAATGCCGGTAAGACAACGATACTGAAGCGTTTTAACGGTGAGCCCATCGACACCATATCTCCGACCCTGGGGTTCAACATCAAGACATTGGAACACCGCGGGTATAAACTCAATATTTGGGACGTCGGAGGACAAAAATCTTTGAG GTCATATTGGAAGAACTACTTTGAGAGCACAGATGGAGTGGCATGGGTGGTGGACAGTGCTGACGCGCGACGCCTGTGGGACTGCGCGCGGGAGCTACACTCCCTGCTGCGAGAGGAGAGGCTGGCCGGAGCCACCCTGCTGGTGCTAGCTAACAAATCTGACCTCCCTGGAGCACTCACATCTCAGGAAATTAGAGAG GCATTAGACCTGGACAGCATCAAGACGCACCACTGGCGCATCGTGCGCTGTTCCGCCGTCACTGGAGAGAACCTTCTGGAAGGCATGGACTGGATGCTCGACGACATCGCCTCCAGGATCTTCACGCTCGACTAG
- the LOC124640368 gene encoding pinin: MGTEVAISFSSLRAQLENEKSSLFKIDENIKKIVQTTGRFNDRFNSTGEYPRGNNRIGGRNAFPDGGNNFKNDDQFAKRKHETKTVFSRLSARVHDSDGEDDGPGAKRARVPSAVCRELPTRAAVLRAQGDDEQARTRNRRIFGSLLGTLQKFKQEEIVLQTKEDKKAQVERKIEEQARLEKEREQKERKTLFAEREHKKATIKALEAKMARVQEFEKWEESQKSLANFILTKAKPHVYWLPKKMSDKANEKLESSRKYHEKCMVKKRQELQEELQRIEQRCLRPRGPGTKENDPDNHDAEDQKDVDMANKDERKKRDKFAADVDEKEDSDGDDRHEEETKDKQPEPPQQMETEEIKVEINTVQNTTMDTEVANDSSQLSLETTLNDTQASLDTQNHS; encoded by the exons ATGGGGACAGAAGTAGCTATATCGTTTAGTTCTTTACGTGCTCAACTAGAAAATGAGAAAAGCAGCTTGTTTAAAATAGacgaaaacattaaaaaaatagttcaaACCACCGGAAGATTCAATGATAG ATTTAATTCTACGGGTGAATATCCTCGAGGTAACAATCGTATAGGCGGCCGAAACGCTTTCCCAGATGGAGGGAACAACTTCAAAAATGATGATCAGTTTGCAAAACGAAAACATGAGACCAAAACAGTTTTCAGCAG ATTATCAGCCCGTGTACATGACAGTGATGGAGAAGATGACGGGCCTGGAGCCAAGAGAGCCCGGGTTCCTTCAGCTGTGTGCAGAGAGCTGCCCACTAGGGCTGCAGTGCTAAGGGCCCAGGGTGACGATGAGCAGGCTAGAACACGGAACAGACGCATATTCGGATCACTCCTCGGAACATTACAGAAATTCAAGCAGGAAGAAATTGTACTACAAACTAag GAAGATAAAAAAGCACAAGTGGAACGTAAAATAGAAGAACAAGCCAGACTAGAGAAGGAAAGAGaacagaaagaaagaaagacttTATTTGCTGAGAGAGAACATAAAAAGGCCACAATTAAAGCATTAGAAGCCAAAATGGCGCGAGTTCAGGAGTTTGAGAAGTGGGAGGAGTCACAGAAAAGCCTTGCTAACTTCATCCTGACCAAGGCTAAGCCTCACGTATACTGGCTGCCCAAAAAGATGTCCGATAAGGCTAATGAGAAATTAGAATCAAGTAGAAAGTATCATGAGA AATGCATGGTGAAGAAGCGTCAAGAACTCCAGGAAGAACTACAACGGATAGAGCAGAGGTGTCTCCGGCCACGAGGACCTGGCACCAAGGAGAATGACCCTGACAATCATGATGCAGAGGACCAGAAGGATGTTGATATGGCAAATAAGGATGAGAGGAAGAAGCGAGACAAGTTCGCAGCTGATGTTGATGAGAAGGAGGACAGTGATGGTGATGACAGACATGAAGAGGAGACTAAAGATAAACAGCCAGAGCCTCCGCAACAGATGG aaaCAGAAGAAATCAAAGTAGAGATAAACACAGTACAGAATACAACAATGGACACAGAAGTTGCAAATGACAGCAGCCAGCTATCCCTGGAGACTACCCTGAATGACACTCAAGCATCCCTCGATACACAGAACCATTCCTAA